From the genome of Monomorium pharaonis isolate MP-MQ-018 chromosome 2, ASM1337386v2, whole genome shotgun sequence, one region includes:
- the LOC105828350 gene encoding palmitoyltransferase ZDHHC6 isoform X2, protein MTIHCSRQWWPPQDSIPGAASFLLFFTLSGLTLFHFMSAIFEGPGYLALKWMPEKATDIQYLQYCVVCQGYKAPRSHHCRKCNRCVMKMDHHCPWINTCVGHYNHGHFTAFLASAVGGCCVSSIILISWVATVLSLKPLPFPPPAVYTLMLVVFSIGLSIGVVLAVGMLLYFQILAIVRNRTEIEDWILEKSRYRRDDTDAKYVHPYSKGWRFNINQVLTWDCTPVGDGITWPVIDGCDQYTLTKEQLAQKLDKRKRARKYRIIKAASGSKFPIGHGCGVFFHPLCTDEPRIKLDVDDIVIVTRWKKYWLFGEKEQKEGEDAKSKRIRGWLPRPCAVEVIEKSVWLK, encoded by the exons ATGACGATACACTGCAGCAGACAGTGGTGGCCGCCGCAAGACAGTATTCCTGGGGCTGCTAGTTTCTTGCTGTTCTTCACTCTCAGTGGATTGACTCTATTTCATTTTATGAGCGCAATTTTTGAAGGGCCTGGGTATCTTGCATTAAAATGGATGcca GAGAAAGCTACAGACATACAATATTTGCAATACTGTGTTGTCTGCCAAGGCTATAAAGCACCGAGATCACATCATTgcagaaaat GTAATCGTTGTGTAATGAAAATGGATCATCATTGTCCATGGATAAATACATGTGTTGGGCATTATAATCATGGTCATTTCACAGCATTTTTGGCAAGCGCAGTTGGCGGTTGTTGCGTCTCTtccattatattaatttcctgGGTAGCAACTGTGCTGTCACTGAAGCCTTTGCCTTTTCCACCACCAGCGgtctatactttaatgttAGTAGTATTTAGTATTGGTTTATCAATCGGCGTTGTACTTGCAGTAGGAATGTTACTATATTTTCAG atattAGCCATTGTAAGAAATCGAACGGAAATAGAAGATTGGATTCTGGAAAAATCTCGCTATCGCCGAGATGATACAGATGCCAAATATGTACATCCATATTCAAAGGGATGgcgttttaatattaaccaAGTTCTTACATGGGACTGCACTCCCGTTGGTGATGGCATTACGTGGCCTGTTATTGATGGCTGTGATCAGTATACATTAACG AAAGAGCAGCTTGCACAAAAATTAGACAAACGAAAAAGAGCACGCAAATATAGGATTATAAAAGCTGCATCAGGTTCGAAGTTTCCAATTGGACACGGCTGCGGCGTATTTTTTCATCCACTTTGTACTGATGAACCTCGCATCAAGTTAGATGTAGATGATATTGTGATTGTAACACGTTGGAAGAA atactGGTTATTTGGAGAAAAAGAgcagaaagaaggagaagatgCCAAATCGAAACGTATAAGGGGATGGCTACCACGGCCCTGTGCGGTAGAAGTAATAGAAAAATCTGTCTggcttaaataa
- the LOC105828350 gene encoding palmitoyltransferase ZDHHC6 isoform X3 — protein sequence MCVGPLKKICHWGPLSALGKLEKATDIQYLQYCVVCQGYKAPRSHHCRKCNRCVMKMDHHCPWINTCVGHYNHGHFTAFLASAVGGCCVSSIILISWVATVLSLKPLPFPPPAVYTLMLVVFSIGLSIGVVLAVGMLLYFQILAIVRNRTEIEDWILEKSRYRRDDTDAKYVHPYSKGWRFNINQVLTWDCTPVGDGITWPVIDGCDQYTLTKEQLAQKLDKRKRARKYRIIKAASGSKFPIGHGCGVFFHPLCTDEPRIKLDVDDIVIVTRWKKYWLFGEKEQKEGEDAKSKRIRGWLPRPCAVEVIEKSVWLK from the exons GAGAAAGCTACAGACATACAATATTTGCAATACTGTGTTGTCTGCCAAGGCTATAAAGCACCGAGATCACATCATTgcagaaaat GTAATCGTTGTGTAATGAAAATGGATCATCATTGTCCATGGATAAATACATGTGTTGGGCATTATAATCATGGTCATTTCACAGCATTTTTGGCAAGCGCAGTTGGCGGTTGTTGCGTCTCTtccattatattaatttcctgGGTAGCAACTGTGCTGTCACTGAAGCCTTTGCCTTTTCCACCACCAGCGgtctatactttaatgttAGTAGTATTTAGTATTGGTTTATCAATCGGCGTTGTACTTGCAGTAGGAATGTTACTATATTTTCAG atattAGCCATTGTAAGAAATCGAACGGAAATAGAAGATTGGATTCTGGAAAAATCTCGCTATCGCCGAGATGATACAGATGCCAAATATGTACATCCATATTCAAAGGGATGgcgttttaatattaaccaAGTTCTTACATGGGACTGCACTCCCGTTGGTGATGGCATTACGTGGCCTGTTATTGATGGCTGTGATCAGTATACATTAACG AAAGAGCAGCTTGCACAAAAATTAGACAAACGAAAAAGAGCACGCAAATATAGGATTATAAAAGCTGCATCAGGTTCGAAGTTTCCAATTGGACACGGCTGCGGCGTATTTTTTCATCCACTTTGTACTGATGAACCTCGCATCAAGTTAGATGTAGATGATATTGTGATTGTAACACGTTGGAAGAA atactGGTTATTTGGAGAAAAAGAgcagaaagaaggagaagatgCCAAATCGAAACGTATAAGGGGATGGCTACCACGGCCCTGTGCGGTAGAAGTAATAGAAAAATCTGTCTggcttaaataa
- the LOC105828350 gene encoding palmitoyltransferase ZDHHC6 isoform X1: MCVGPLKKICHWGPLSALATIKIITLMTIHCSRQWWPPQDSIPGAASFLLFFTLSGLTLFHFMSAIFEGPGYLALKWMPEKATDIQYLQYCVVCQGYKAPRSHHCRKCNRCVMKMDHHCPWINTCVGHYNHGHFTAFLASAVGGCCVSSIILISWVATVLSLKPLPFPPPAVYTLMLVVFSIGLSIGVVLAVGMLLYFQILAIVRNRTEIEDWILEKSRYRRDDTDAKYVHPYSKGWRFNINQVLTWDCTPVGDGITWPVIDGCDQYTLTKEQLAQKLDKRKRARKYRIIKAASGSKFPIGHGCGVFFHPLCTDEPRIKLDVDDIVIVTRWKKYWLFGEKEQKEGEDAKSKRIRGWLPRPCAVEVIEKSVWLK; encoded by the exons CAACGATAAAGATAATCACATTGATGACGATACACTGCAGCAGACAGTGGTGGCCGCCGCAAGACAGTATTCCTGGGGCTGCTAGTTTCTTGCTGTTCTTCACTCTCAGTGGATTGACTCTATTTCATTTTATGAGCGCAATTTTTGAAGGGCCTGGGTATCTTGCATTAAAATGGATGcca GAGAAAGCTACAGACATACAATATTTGCAATACTGTGTTGTCTGCCAAGGCTATAAAGCACCGAGATCACATCATTgcagaaaat GTAATCGTTGTGTAATGAAAATGGATCATCATTGTCCATGGATAAATACATGTGTTGGGCATTATAATCATGGTCATTTCACAGCATTTTTGGCAAGCGCAGTTGGCGGTTGTTGCGTCTCTtccattatattaatttcctgGGTAGCAACTGTGCTGTCACTGAAGCCTTTGCCTTTTCCACCACCAGCGgtctatactttaatgttAGTAGTATTTAGTATTGGTTTATCAATCGGCGTTGTACTTGCAGTAGGAATGTTACTATATTTTCAG atattAGCCATTGTAAGAAATCGAACGGAAATAGAAGATTGGATTCTGGAAAAATCTCGCTATCGCCGAGATGATACAGATGCCAAATATGTACATCCATATTCAAAGGGATGgcgttttaatattaaccaAGTTCTTACATGGGACTGCACTCCCGTTGGTGATGGCATTACGTGGCCTGTTATTGATGGCTGTGATCAGTATACATTAACG AAAGAGCAGCTTGCACAAAAATTAGACAAACGAAAAAGAGCACGCAAATATAGGATTATAAAAGCTGCATCAGGTTCGAAGTTTCCAATTGGACACGGCTGCGGCGTATTTTTTCATCCACTTTGTACTGATGAACCTCGCATCAAGTTAGATGTAGATGATATTGTGATTGTAACACGTTGGAAGAA atactGGTTATTTGGAGAAAAAGAgcagaaagaaggagaagatgCCAAATCGAAACGTATAAGGGGATGGCTACCACGGCCCTGTGCGGTAGAAGTAATAGAAAAATCTGTCTggcttaaataa